A single window of Nocardioides baekrokdamisoli DNA harbors:
- a CDS encoding DinB family protein, which produces MSLSVSDERALFEGMVDRQRAEIASLLDDLDESEARERLVPSLTTPLGLVKHCTFVEKVWFHARVADVPRAELGIPDEVDPSFVLEPTDTIDSIHTAFLAACERSREIASTHDLDDTFPWYEHRVSLPYIYDHLIAEYARHAGHGDILVEQIRARRADRSSD; this is translated from the coding sequence ATGAGCCTCTCGGTCTCTGACGAGCGGGCGCTGTTCGAGGGAATGGTGGATCGGCAGCGTGCCGAGATCGCCTCACTGCTGGACGACCTCGACGAATCAGAGGCTCGCGAGCGGTTGGTGCCGTCGCTGACCACTCCCCTGGGCTTGGTCAAGCACTGCACTTTCGTGGAGAAGGTCTGGTTCCATGCGCGGGTCGCCGATGTCCCCCGGGCGGAACTCGGGATCCCGGACGAGGTTGATCCCAGCTTCGTGCTGGAACCAACCGACACCATCGACTCGATCCACACGGCATTCCTCGCCGCGTGTGAGCGCTCACGGGAGATCGCGTCCACCCACGACCTCGACGACACCTTCCCCTGGTACGAGCACCGGGTGAGCCTGCCGTACATCTACGACCACCTGATCGCCGAGTACGCCCGGCACGCAGGTCACGGCGACATCCTCGTGGAGCAGATCAGGGCTCGAAGGGCCGACCGGTCCAGCGACTGA
- a CDS encoding DUF6584 family protein, which yields MTALDRARDDLANDRAWKARDRVAGRLCNVCDVETMTLLAEIHLHMKDYPAAGAMFFALGADDATARRAISAWEVNTPDPLERWRSLPRMVRVHETDRVRVLRESVGQDRPELRQPQPHWRPGPPTWDDRLIEVGCGLLVLMVIAVFIVGLATIAVFVATP from the coding sequence ATGACCGCTCTCGACCGTGCCCGCGACGATCTCGCGAACGACCGCGCCTGGAAGGCGCGTGATCGAGTCGCTGGACGCCTGTGCAACGTCTGCGACGTCGAGACCATGACCTTGTTGGCCGAGATCCATCTGCACATGAAGGACTACCCGGCCGCTGGCGCGATGTTCTTCGCTCTGGGGGCCGACGATGCGACCGCGCGGAGGGCGATCTCGGCGTGGGAGGTCAACACACCGGATCCGCTGGAACGCTGGCGATCACTGCCTCGGATGGTGCGTGTCCATGAGACCGACAGGGTGCGCGTGCTTCGCGAATCTGTTGGTCAGGATCGGCCGGAGCTGCGGCAGCCGCAACCACACTGGCGGCCCGGTCCGCCAACCTGGGATGACCGACTCATCGAGGTCGGCTGCGGCTTGCTGGTCCTGATGGTCATCGCGGTGTTCATTGTCGGACTCGCGACCATCGCCGTATTCGTCGCAACGCCCTGA
- the ligD gene encoding non-homologous end-joining DNA ligase produces MTVASACEIEVDNRVIRVTNPDRVYFPESGATKLDVIEYYLAVGPGIVNALYERPCMLHRFPKGLAGEKVHQKRVPAGAPDWIETVELFFPRWGRTADELCVTELGAVIWAAQMSTVEFHPWNSRRADTEVPDEWRIDLDPGETCDFATVKRVAGVVEEVLADLGAVGFPKTSGSKGLHIYVRIDPEHGFPDVRRAAHAFAKEVERRRPQDATTAWWKKDRDPSAVFIDYNQNTRDHTIAAAYSIRGLPDARVSTPITWAEVPEIDPRDFTIFTVPQRFAEIGDLHADIDGHPYDIRPLLEWADRDGL; encoded by the coding sequence ATGACTGTGGCCAGCGCATGCGAGATCGAGGTCGACAATCGGGTCATCCGGGTGACCAACCCTGATCGGGTGTACTTCCCGGAGTCCGGCGCGACCAAGCTCGACGTGATCGAGTACTACCTCGCCGTCGGCCCGGGGATCGTCAATGCCCTGTATGAGAGGCCGTGCATGCTGCACCGCTTCCCGAAGGGTCTCGCGGGCGAGAAGGTCCATCAGAAGCGCGTACCCGCCGGGGCGCCCGACTGGATCGAGACGGTTGAGCTCTTCTTCCCCCGCTGGGGCCGTACGGCCGACGAACTGTGTGTGACCGAGTTGGGCGCAGTCATCTGGGCGGCACAGATGTCGACTGTCGAGTTCCACCCCTGGAACAGCCGTCGCGCCGACACCGAAGTGCCGGACGAGTGGCGTATCGACCTGGATCCGGGGGAGACCTGTGACTTCGCGACCGTCAAGCGCGTCGCGGGCGTCGTCGAGGAGGTCCTGGCGGACCTCGGCGCGGTCGGATTCCCGAAGACCTCCGGCAGCAAGGGCCTGCACATCTACGTACGGATCGATCCCGAGCACGGTTTCCCAGACGTACGCCGGGCGGCCCATGCGTTCGCGAAGGAGGTCGAGCGCCGCCGCCCCCAGGACGCGACCACCGCCTGGTGGAAGAAGGACCGCGACCCCTCGGCCGTCTTCATCGACTACAACCAGAACACCCGCGACCACACGATCGCCGCGGCCTACTCGATCCGCGGTCTGCCCGATGCGCGCGTGTCGACCCCGATCACCTGGGCCGAGGTGCCCGAAATCGACCCGCGCGACTTCACGATCTTCACCGTGCCGCAACGGTTCGCCGAGATCGGTGACCTGCACGCCGACATCGACGGGCACCCGTACGACATCCGGCCGCTGCTGGAGTGGGCCGACCGCGACGGGTTGTGA
- a CDS encoding SCO7613 C-terminal domain-containing membrane protein produces the protein MTGETCTRCQLELADPRAVRLGEINREYADLMREREAVLADLEGRAAAPSRPVSLPSASPAVPTKSGPAGQQVLLTIGALLLLGAASVFVLAVWILVGRYGQVALLLTAVVSGVTASFVLSRRRLSASAETAAALAVGFAAIAAGAAHGWNLLGLHAIPFGWYLGGGSAVFGAIGAAAHLASRRGPAPVNAYLWTAMGGFALSALIAVLRVLAVASAEPGRYVAAVALVAYALAASAVLPRWPGRRIEVDAVAPWITAVLLGVASFVALADLPYGALAGLSLAVGALVAGAVLRLPTLERRYHAAAAVVVAYLPVLYLMLVTIGQRGVTGSGSLRATVLDNGPFTPLPLWAPTLAAMAFVLPAAAAVLRHRTRPGYGAASFAALEVSGSFALANALMHSSSRTWAFVAVGNVILQVGVIVVARRLHSGAPAHWSSVELAGAASAALSAFVGLGAAVDVSHQWVVDVLVALTVLAAVVAALPGRRGFSYLVAVLGTAAWWVFLDGDGSVEAYVLPSAMALLLAGAAMWSVQRSTPTLTTLGPGLLMGLMPVTLVGIIEGDAVRLTVATVVGAGLAVLGVVWRLLAPVLLGGIAVLIIVVTQGGPYVAVVPYWITGGLLGAALIAGGIAWEQTAAFGRRSVDWLATLR, from the coding sequence GTGACCGGCGAGACGTGTACGCGGTGCCAGCTCGAGCTGGCCGACCCGCGGGCCGTACGGCTGGGTGAGATCAACCGGGAGTATGCGGACCTGATGCGCGAGCGTGAGGCGGTGTTGGCCGACCTCGAAGGCCGGGCCGCTGCCCCGAGTCGGCCGGTGTCCCTGCCGTCGGCGTCACCAGCAGTCCCGACGAAGTCGGGACCCGCCGGCCAGCAGGTGCTCCTGACGATCGGTGCGCTCCTTCTGCTCGGCGCAGCGTCGGTGTTCGTGCTCGCGGTCTGGATCCTGGTCGGGCGGTACGGGCAGGTCGCGTTGCTGCTGACAGCGGTCGTGTCCGGTGTGACCGCGTCCTTCGTGCTGTCCCGTCGTCGGCTGTCGGCGAGTGCGGAGACGGCTGCCGCCCTGGCCGTCGGCTTCGCTGCCATAGCGGCGGGTGCCGCCCACGGCTGGAATCTCCTCGGCCTGCACGCCATCCCGTTCGGCTGGTACCTCGGCGGCGGATCGGCCGTGTTCGGGGCAATCGGCGCGGCCGCACATCTTGCCTCCCGACGAGGTCCGGCTCCCGTGAACGCGTATCTCTGGACGGCCATGGGTGGCTTCGCGCTGAGCGCGCTGATCGCCGTACTTCGGGTGCTCGCGGTGGCATCAGCTGAGCCCGGGCGCTATGTGGCAGCGGTGGCTCTGGTGGCGTACGCCCTGGCCGCGTCGGCGGTGCTGCCCCGCTGGCCGGGCCGGCGCATCGAGGTGGACGCCGTGGCCCCGTGGATCACGGCCGTGCTGTTGGGGGTCGCATCCTTCGTGGCGCTGGCCGATCTGCCGTACGGGGCGCTGGCGGGCTTGTCGCTGGCGGTCGGAGCGCTCGTCGCGGGGGCCGTACTCCGCCTGCCGACGCTCGAGCGCCGGTACCACGCCGCAGCAGCGGTCGTGGTGGCGTACCTCCCCGTCCTCTACCTCATGCTCGTGACCATCGGGCAGCGCGGCGTGACCGGCTCTGGATCCCTGCGCGCGACCGTCCTGGACAACGGCCCCTTCACCCCCCTCCCACTCTGGGCTCCGACGCTCGCAGCCATGGCGTTCGTCTTGCCGGCCGCAGCCGCGGTGCTCCGCCACCGCACCCGGCCCGGTTATGGAGCAGCGTCGTTCGCGGCCCTGGAGGTGTCCGGTTCCTTCGCTCTCGCGAATGCCTTGATGCACTCGTCCTCGCGCACGTGGGCGTTCGTCGCCGTCGGCAATGTCATCCTGCAGGTCGGCGTCATCGTCGTCGCCCGTCGGCTGCACTCCGGTGCACCGGCGCACTGGTCCAGCGTCGAACTCGCGGGCGCGGCCAGCGCTGCCCTCAGCGCCTTCGTGGGTCTGGGGGCGGCTGTCGATGTCAGTCACCAGTGGGTGGTCGATGTCCTCGTCGCCCTCACCGTGCTGGCCGCCGTCGTGGCAGCGCTACCCGGGCGGCGCGGTTTCAGTTACCTCGTGGCAGTGCTCGGCACGGCGGCTTGGTGGGTGTTCCTCGACGGAGACGGCAGCGTGGAGGCGTACGTCCTGCCCAGCGCGATGGCGTTGCTGCTGGCGGGAGCGGCGATGTGGAGCGTCCAGCGATCGACGCCGACCCTGACCACGCTGGGTCCCGGCCTGTTGATGGGGCTGATGCCGGTGACGTTGGTCGGGATCATCGAGGGCGACGCCGTACGCCTGACGGTCGCCACCGTGGTCGGGGCCGGACTCGCCGTTCTAGGCGTGGTCTGGCGCCTGCTCGCGCCCGTCCTGCTCGGCGGTATCGCGGTGCTGATCATCGTCGTCACCCAGGGCGGCCCGTACGTCGCCGTCGTCCCGTACTGGATCACTGGTGGCCTCCTCGGCGCCGCGCTGATCGCCGGGGGCATTGCGTGGGAGCAGACGGCGGCGTTCGGCCGACGGTCGGTCGACTGGCTCGCGACCCTGCGCTGA
- a CDS encoding LysE family translocator, whose protein sequence is MSNYLTFVVFAILLALAPGPDTFITLRVTVAGGKPRGLWTVTGIIVANVVLGTLAASGLGAVIASSKPVFDALRWIGVVYLGWLGLQAVISAFRSDTSAWQQAGGGHVRPMAAMRQGFLSTFTNPKALAFYVAILPPFVSPHATFVELMAYALTLAFFGTIYLTAIVFAAHGAMRLIRRDRVRRGIEGGVGLVMIGFAAALAVQD, encoded by the coding sequence GTGAGCAACTACCTCACCTTCGTCGTCTTCGCGATCCTGCTCGCGCTGGCACCGGGACCGGACACATTCATCACGCTGCGCGTGACGGTCGCAGGAGGCAAACCCCGAGGGCTCTGGACGGTCACCGGCATCATCGTGGCCAACGTGGTGCTCGGCACGCTCGCCGCCAGCGGGCTCGGCGCGGTCATCGCCAGTTCCAAACCGGTGTTCGATGCGCTGCGCTGGATCGGCGTCGTCTATCTCGGTTGGCTCGGGCTCCAGGCGGTGATCTCCGCGTTCCGCAGCGACACCTCTGCCTGGCAGCAGGCCGGCGGCGGTCACGTACGCCCGATGGCGGCGATGCGGCAGGGCTTCCTCTCGACCTTCACCAATCCGAAGGCACTCGCGTTCTACGTGGCGATCCTCCCGCCGTTCGTCAGCCCGCACGCCACCTTCGTCGAGTTGATGGCGTACGCGCTGACGCTGGCGTTCTTCGGGACCATCTACCTGACCGCGATCGTCTTCGCCGCGCACGGAGCCATGCGGCTCATCCGCCGCGACCGCGTACGCCGGGGCATCGAAGGCGGTGTCGGCCTGGTCATGATCGGGTTCGCTGCGGCGCTCGCGGTCCAGGACTGA
- a CDS encoding maleylpyruvate isomerase family mycothiol-dependent enzyme, with protein sequence MPEAAIDYLPLLAELQHRFHSSIPADLDVAIPTCGDWTATELVQHLADVHRWAAGMARGVNEWEEGPTEGFANYYEACARLLRETLAEVGPDAPAKTLVGPGPASFWHRRQVHETLIHLHDLRTPLALGLDGVPAEVWADGVEEVVSMFYPRQVTLGRTEPVPYPVEFVASDIGTRWQLGDGAPVATVTAPARELDLFLWGRIGLAHVTTAGDESKLAEALTRKLTP encoded by the coding sequence ATGCCCGAGGCCGCGATCGACTACCTGCCCCTGTTGGCGGAGCTGCAGCACCGCTTCCACTCCTCGATCCCGGCTGATCTCGACGTCGCGATCCCGACGTGTGGAGACTGGACGGCCACGGAGCTGGTGCAGCACCTGGCGGACGTTCACCGCTGGGCGGCCGGTATGGCGCGCGGGGTGAATGAGTGGGAGGAAGGCCCCACGGAGGGCTTCGCCAACTACTACGAGGCCTGCGCTCGCCTGCTGCGAGAGACTCTGGCCGAGGTCGGTCCCGACGCGCCCGCGAAGACGCTCGTCGGCCCCGGTCCGGCATCGTTCTGGCACCGCCGCCAGGTCCACGAGACGCTCATCCATCTCCACGACCTGCGTACACCGCTGGCCCTCGGTCTCGACGGCGTGCCCGCGGAGGTCTGGGCCGACGGTGTCGAGGAGGTCGTCTCGATGTTCTATCCGCGGCAGGTCACGCTCGGCCGCACCGAGCCGGTCCCATACCCGGTCGAGTTTGTTGCCAGCGACATCGGGACCCGGTGGCAGCTCGGCGACGGGGCGCCGGTTGCGACCGTGACGGCTCCGGCCCGCGAGCTCGATCTATTCCTCTGGGGCAGGATCGGCCTCGCCCACGTCACCACCGCCGGCGACGAGTCCAAGCTCGCCGAAGCCCTGACCAGGAAGCTCACGCCGTGA
- a CDS encoding RsmB/NOP family class I SAM-dependent RNA methyltransferase, producing the protein MKDPARRAALDVLVAVRTDDAYANLVLPHVLAKYELSGRDAGFATELASGTLRQQGTYDAILAACLDRPLARVQAKVLDVLRLGAHQILSMRVPTFAAIDATVELAKQSTNASGLVNAVLRKVAARELDEWLAVLVIDDPLDRAAMVHSHPRWVVEALRQSLQGVGASSELDALLTADNLAPQVTLVARPGRSEVDELPGERTAYSPFGVVLESGSPSAVDAVREKRAGVQDEGSQLVALALADAPLVGRDELWLDICAGPGGKAALLEALADVRGAVLVANERQLHRAGLVAAHGVRRVVAGDGASAPFAAGTFDRLLVDAPCSGLGALRRRPEARWRKKPADIAELVPLQERLLTAALRLVRPGGVVLYATCSPVADETRGVVESVLTSTAAELVPIDLGVPDSAGPIPGTVQLWPHRHGTDAMFMALLQRPLTDRPLD; encoded by the coding sequence ATCAAGGATCCGGCTCGCCGGGCTGCTCTCGACGTGCTCGTCGCGGTCCGTACCGACGATGCGTACGCGAATCTCGTGTTGCCGCACGTCCTGGCCAAGTACGAGCTGAGTGGACGCGACGCCGGGTTCGCGACCGAGCTGGCCAGCGGCACTCTGCGCCAACAAGGCACCTACGACGCGATCCTCGCGGCCTGTCTGGACCGGCCACTGGCACGGGTCCAGGCGAAGGTCCTGGACGTGCTTCGGCTCGGTGCCCACCAGATCCTGTCGATGCGCGTCCCGACCTTCGCGGCGATCGATGCCACCGTGGAGTTGGCCAAGCAGTCGACGAACGCGTCGGGCCTGGTCAATGCCGTGCTCCGCAAGGTCGCGGCACGCGAACTCGACGAGTGGCTCGCGGTCCTCGTGATCGACGATCCGCTTGACCGAGCCGCGATGGTTCACAGCCACCCGCGCTGGGTCGTGGAGGCGCTGCGACAGTCGCTCCAGGGCGTGGGCGCGTCGAGCGAACTCGATGCCCTGCTCACCGCCGACAACCTTGCGCCGCAGGTGACGTTGGTCGCCCGACCGGGTCGCTCCGAGGTCGACGAACTGCCCGGGGAACGGACGGCGTACTCGCCGTTCGGCGTGGTGCTGGAGTCGGGCTCGCCCTCGGCAGTGGATGCCGTACGCGAGAAGCGCGCCGGGGTGCAGGATGAGGGATCCCAGTTGGTGGCGCTGGCGCTCGCGGACGCTCCGCTCGTCGGCCGGGATGAGCTCTGGCTGGACATCTGCGCTGGCCCCGGCGGCAAGGCCGCGCTGCTCGAGGCGCTCGCGGACGTACGCGGTGCGGTGCTGGTGGCCAACGAACGCCAGCTGCATCGCGCGGGGCTCGTGGCAGCCCATGGCGTACGCCGCGTCGTCGCCGGTGACGGCGCGTCCGCTCCCTTTGCTGCGGGGACGTTCGACCGGCTCCTGGTGGACGCGCCGTGCAGCGGACTGGGTGCGCTCCGTCGGCGTCCCGAGGCGCGGTGGCGCAAGAAGCCGGCCGACATCGCCGAGTTGGTGCCCCTGCAGGAGCGTCTGCTGACGGCTGCGCTGAGGCTGGTACGCCCGGGCGGCGTGGTGCTCTACGCGACCTGCAGCCCAGTGGCCGATGAGACCCGGGGCGTGGTCGAATCCGTCCTCACCTCGACGGCGGCCGAGCTGGTGCCGATCGATCTCGGCGTGCCCGACAGTGCGGGACCGATCCCCGGCACCGTCCAACTCTGGCCCCACCGACACGGCACCGACGCGATGTTCATGGCGTTGCTGCAACGCCCGCTCACGGACCGACCGCTGGACTAA
- the fmt gene encoding methionyl-tRNA formyltransferase, protein MRVVFAGTPEVALPTLNAIAGSRHEIVAVVTRPDAPSGRGRRLTPSPVALRAEELGIEILKPEHPRDEAFQARLRELDPDCCPVVAYGALLPQSALDIPRLGWVNLHFSLLPEYRGAAPVQRAVWNGEEFSGATTFQIVKELDAGPTFGVMTQLLAPDETAGSLFDKLADGGAGLMVATLDALEDDRIEARPQPVEGITYAPKIAVEDARIDWTRAAVALDHQIRACTPAPGAWTLLDGERFKVGPATVVDGELKPGEIEVRKNDVLVGTGSQCLRLGMVKAFGKKDMPAGDWARGVRLESGASFDA, encoded by the coding sequence ATGAGAGTCGTTTTTGCAGGTACGCCTGAGGTCGCCCTGCCGACGCTGAACGCCATCGCGGGCTCCCGGCACGAGATCGTGGCCGTGGTGACGCGTCCGGATGCGCCGTCGGGTCGCGGTCGCCGGCTCACGCCGTCGCCGGTCGCCCTGCGCGCGGAGGAGTTGGGGATCGAGATCCTCAAGCCTGAGCATCCGCGCGACGAGGCGTTCCAGGCCCGGCTGCGCGAGCTGGACCCGGACTGCTGTCCAGTGGTGGCGTACGGCGCGCTGCTGCCGCAGTCCGCACTCGACATCCCGCGCCTGGGCTGGGTCAACCTGCACTTCTCGCTCCTTCCGGAGTACCGCGGCGCAGCCCCCGTGCAGCGCGCGGTCTGGAACGGCGAGGAGTTCAGTGGTGCGACCACTTTCCAGATCGTCAAGGAGCTCGACGCCGGCCCGACCTTCGGCGTGATGACGCAGCTCCTGGCTCCTGATGAGACCGCCGGGAGCCTCTTCGACAAGCTCGCGGACGGCGGCGCCGGCCTGATGGTCGCGACGCTGGATGCGCTCGAGGACGACCGGATCGAAGCCCGTCCGCAGCCTGTCGAGGGGATCACGTACGCCCCGAAGATCGCCGTGGAGGACGCCCGGATCGACTGGACCCGCGCCGCGGTGGCGCTGGATCACCAGATCCGCGCGTGCACGCCGGCGCCCGGCGCGTGGACGTTGCTGGACGGGGAGCGGTTCAAGGTCGGTCCGGCGACGGTGGTCGACGGCGAGCTGAAGCCGGGCGAGATCGAGGTACGCAAGAACGACGTGCTCGTCGGCACCGGCTCGCAGTGCCTCCGTCTGGGAATGGTGAAGGCCTTCGGCAAGAAGGACATGCCAGCCGGCGACTGGGCCCGCGGCGTACGTCTGGAGTCCGGTGCCTCGTTCGACGCCTAG
- the def gene encoding peptide deformylase, with protein MSVQQIRLFGDPVLRQRAKEVTDFDKEVRRLVQDLEDTMLSASGAGLAAPQIGVGLRVFTWHVDGEIGHLINPTLALGEEIQDGPEGCLSLPELRYDCKRALTVVAQGFNAYGEPITVNGSELLARAIQHETDHLDGVLFIDRLDEESRKAAMREIRTSEWFAAEKPVVRLSPHVTGGFGR; from the coding sequence ATGTCCGTCCAGCAGATCCGCCTCTTCGGTGACCCGGTCCTGCGCCAGCGGGCCAAGGAGGTCACCGACTTCGACAAGGAAGTGCGGCGGCTCGTCCAGGATCTCGAGGACACCATGCTCAGTGCCTCGGGCGCGGGTCTCGCGGCGCCTCAGATCGGCGTCGGGCTCCGTGTCTTCACCTGGCATGTGGACGGGGAGATCGGGCACCTGATCAACCCGACCCTTGCCCTGGGCGAGGAGATCCAGGACGGCCCGGAGGGTTGCCTGTCGCTGCCAGAGCTGCGCTACGACTGCAAGCGCGCTCTCACCGTTGTCGCCCAGGGCTTCAATGCGTACGGCGAGCCGATCACGGTCAACGGGTCCGAACTGCTCGCCCGGGCGATCCAGCACGAGACCGACCATCTCGATGGTGTGCTGTTCATCGACCGCCTCGACGAGGAGTCCCGGAAGGCGGCCATGCGTGAGATCCGCACGTCGGAGTGGTTCGCTGCCGAGAAGCCGGTGGTGCGCCTGAGTCCGCATGTCACCGGAGGGTTCGGTCGATGA
- a CDS encoding primosomal protein N' family DNA-binding protein, with the protein MTDAELPLPGVRRKRKPTVKAAPVPSATKPIASIWVDTGVFHLDRPFDYLVTEELSEAAQPGVRVKVRFAAREVDGLVIDRLDATDHDGDLTPIRRVVSSERILTAGVIALIDAVAEEYVGTRWDVARLAIPPRHASTEAEPSRPSVGHEIDRHAAVKHWGAYVAGEAFLARIEAGGGPQAVWHAAPGADWAAELAAAVAVTVDSGRGAVVCLPDATDVARLGAALDRSIGADAYATLLADAGPSARYSEYLRIARGSVKVAIGTRAAAFAPVHDLGLAAIWDDGADTYEEPRTPSPHAREVLRIRAQQAGAALLVGGFATSVEAEHWVTTGTAHPLRASRETIRARLTTRISGATEKDLERDPTARVTRVPREAYEAIRRGLERGPVLIHTPRRGYAPALACGTCRTPARCRTCHGPIRLSGSAEAPTCGWCGAVENPWRCIVCAGTTLRASVIGEARTAEELGRTFPQIPVIISSGTRRVTEIKHRPSIVVATPGAEPLVDGGYAAVVVLDTWLARAAGGLRADEEAVRRWSNAIGLAGAEAEAIIVGDPSDPALQALVRWDQPGFAHREAAARAEAHLPPSASVVTVTGDAGAVDEFLTVAAWPEAVEVYGPTQDGDEWCAVVRAPRSQRDALTTALREVMRVRSARKLDAVKVRVDPADL; encoded by the coding sequence ATGACCGACGCCGAGCTGCCGCTGCCCGGCGTACGGCGCAAGCGCAAGCCGACGGTCAAGGCAGCTCCCGTCCCGTCTGCGACGAAGCCGATTGCCTCGATCTGGGTCGACACCGGTGTCTTCCATCTCGACAGGCCGTTCGACTACCTGGTGACAGAGGAGTTGAGCGAGGCGGCGCAGCCCGGCGTACGCGTGAAGGTCCGGTTCGCGGCCCGGGAGGTCGACGGGCTCGTGATCGACCGGCTCGACGCCACCGATCACGACGGCGACCTGACCCCGATCCGTCGGGTGGTGTCATCGGAGCGCATCCTGACCGCCGGGGTGATCGCTCTGATCGACGCGGTGGCTGAGGAGTACGTCGGGACACGCTGGGACGTCGCCCGGTTGGCGATTCCGCCGCGCCACGCCAGCACCGAGGCAGAGCCGAGCCGACCATCAGTGGGACACGAGATCGACCGGCATGCGGCGGTCAAGCACTGGGGTGCGTACGTCGCCGGTGAGGCGTTCCTGGCACGGATCGAGGCTGGTGGCGGGCCGCAGGCGGTCTGGCACGCGGCTCCTGGAGCGGACTGGGCGGCTGAGCTCGCCGCGGCGGTGGCCGTCACCGTCGACTCGGGCCGTGGTGCGGTCGTCTGTCTGCCCGATGCCACCGATGTCGCGCGCCTGGGCGCGGCTCTGGACCGGTCCATCGGGGCGGACGCGTACGCGACCTTGCTGGCTGATGCCGGGCCGTCTGCCCGTTACAGCGAGTACCTTCGGATCGCTCGCGGTTCGGTGAAGGTCGCGATCGGCACCCGCGCGGCCGCGTTTGCGCCGGTCCATGATCTCGGGTTGGCCGCGATCTGGGACGACGGTGCGGACACCTATGAGGAGCCGCGTACGCCCTCGCCGCATGCGCGCGAAGTCCTCCGGATCCGGGCGCAACAGGCCGGGGCGGCGCTCCTGGTCGGTGGTTTTGCGACCTCCGTCGAGGCTGAGCACTGGGTCACCACCGGCACCGCGCATCCGCTCAGGGCTTCCAGAGAGACGATCCGCGCACGGCTCACCACCCGGATCAGCGGGGCGACCGAGAAGGACCTCGAGCGGGACCCGACCGCGAGGGTTACTCGCGTGCCGCGGGAGGCGTACGAGGCCATCCGTCGCGGCCTGGAGCGCGGGCCGGTCCTGATCCACACGCCCCGACGCGGCTACGCGCCAGCGCTGGCGTGCGGGACGTGTCGTACGCCAGCACGATGCCGGACATGTCACGGCCCGATCAGGCTGAGCGGCAGCGCCGAGGCACCGACGTGCGGCTGGTGCGGCGCGGTGGAGAATCCGTGGCGGTGCATCGTGTGCGCGGGGACGACGCTCCGAGCCAGCGTCATCGGCGAGGCCCGGACGGCGGAGGAGCTGGGTCGGACGTTCCCTCAGATCCCGGTGATCATCTCAAGTGGCACTCGACGGGTCACCGAGATCAAACACAGGCCGAGCATCGTCGTCGCAACCCCGGGTGCCGAACCACTGGTGGACGGCGGCTACGCCGCGGTCGTTGTCCTGGACACATGGCTCGCCCGTGCCGCGGGTGGTCTGCGCGCAGACGAGGAAGCGGTTCGTCGGTGGAGCAATGCGATCGGGCTGGCGGGCGCGGAGGCGGAAGCGATCATCGTGGGGGATCCGTCCGATCCAGCTCTGCAGGCGTTGGTGCGGTGGGACCAGCCGGGCTTCGCGCACCGTGAGGCTGCCGCGCGCGCGGAGGCGCATCTGCCTCCATCGGCAAGCGTTGTCACTGTGACGGGCGATGCAGGCGCGGTGGACGAGTTCCTCACCGTCGCGGCGTGGCCCGAGGCGGTCGAGGTGTACGGGCCGACCCAGGACGGCGACGAGTGGTGTGCCGTCGTACGCGCCCCGCGATCCCAACGCGACGCGCTGACGACGGCGCTTCGCGAGGTGATGCGGGTGCGGTCGGCTCGCAAGCTGGACGCCGTGAAGGTACGTGTCGACCCCGCCGACCTCTAA